The following are encoded in a window of Corythoichthys intestinalis isolate RoL2023-P3 chromosome 8, ASM3026506v1, whole genome shotgun sequence genomic DNA:
- the LOC130920784 gene encoding trace amine-associated receptor 3 → MDNSSFEDAANTTLEIDLDSCTLLRNTAIRFVLYGFFFISIICTVVGNFLVILSISYFKQLQSPTNTFVMSLAVADCLVGLIVMPYSMIRTVEGCWYFGSLFCQLHSSFDVMLCTASIFHLSCIAFDRYYAVCNPLVYSLKMSQGRVTFLIVTCWAVPMLISFGPIMLGLHMAGVDIPLPEDGCILLVNRFYAVMASLIAFYLPMAIMLVAYWKIFKAARRQARQISAMESQMAAGVGKDSSKKKKHRNTMKRERKAAKTLGIIMGVFLIFWMPFFTVNIVDPFIDYSTEVVIWDIFLWLGYINSSLNPFLYGFFNRSFRRAFLMFMGCRVCRPGISPGMELSHTRKEANE, encoded by the coding sequence ATGGACAACAGTAGCTTTGAAGACGCTGCTAACACAACACTTGAGATTGATCTGGATTCCTGCACCTTGTTGAGGAACACGGCAATTCGTTTCGTCTTGTACGGTTTCTTTTTTATCAGCATCATCTGCACAGTGGTGGGCAACTTTCTGGTAATCCTCTCAATTTCCTACTTTAAACAGCTGCAGTCACCTACTAACACCTTCGTCATGTCATTAGCTGTGGCCGATTGCCTTGTGGGCCTGATCGTAATGCCATACAGTATGATTCGGACAGTTGAAGGGTGCTGGTACTTTGGCTCCCTGTTTTGCCAGCTTCACTCCAGCTTTGATGTCATGTTGTGTACTGCTTCTATATTCCACCTGAGTTGCATTGCCTTTGATCGCTATTATGCCGTTTGCAACCCACTTgtttattctttaaaaatgtccCAAGGACGAGTCACTTTCCTCATTGTCACATGTTGGGCGGTGCCAATGCTGATTTCCTTTGGTCCCATAATGCTGGGCCTCCATATGGCTGGTGTTGATATCCCACTCCCTGAAGACGGATGTATTTTATTGGTCAATCGCTTCTACGCTGTCATGGCCTCCTTAATAGCCTTCTACTTGCCCATGGCTATCATGCTGGTGGCCTACTGGAAAATTTTCAAAGCCGCCAGACGACAGGCAAGGCAGATCAGCGCCATGGAAAGCCAGATGGCCGCTGGAGTAGGAAAAGACTCGAGCAAAAAGAAAAAGCACCGCAACACCATGAAGAGAGAGCGAAAGGCAGCAAAAACCTTGGGCATCATCATGGGAGTCTTCCTCATCTTTTGGATGCCATTTTTTACTGTCAACATTGTGGACCCTTTTATTGATTACAGCACAGAAGTGGTCATCTGGGATATATTTTTATGGCTGGGCTACATCAACTCATCACTAAATCCCTTCCTGTATGGTTTCTTTAATCGCTCCTTTCGGAGAGCATTCCTCATGTTCATGGGTTGTAGAGTGTGTAGACCTGGGATCTCCCCTGGAATGGAATTGTCACACACCCGGAAAGAAGCAAATGAATGA